A part of Hydrogenobacter sp. T-8 genomic DNA contains:
- the rpiB gene encoding ribose 5-phosphate isomerase B, whose product MFTIAIGSDHAGFPLKEKIKEYLLSKGYRVLDFGTESTDSTDYPLFARDVCLAVQRGEAQRGILVCGTGIGMSITANKFKGIRAALCLNEYMARMSRKHNDANVLCLGDRILGDDLALAIVDAWLSTDFEGGRHERRVRLIREIEQSSKGLGD is encoded by the coding sequence ATGTTTACCATAGCCATAGGTTCAGACCATGCGGGCTTTCCCCTGAAGGAAAAGATAAAGGAGTATCTCCTTTCAAAGGGCTATAGGGTCCTTGATTTTGGCACGGAGTCCACAGACTCCACCGACTATCCTCTTTTTGCAAGGGATGTGTGCCTTGCGGTTCAAAGGGGTGAGGCTCAGAGGGGTATCCTTGTTTGTGGCACGGGCATAGGCATGTCCATAACCGCTAACAAATTCAAGGGCATAAGAGCTGCCCTGTGCCTAAACGAATACATGGCTCGTATGAGCAGAAAACACAACGATGCCAACGTGCTATGCCTTGGGGACAGGATACTTGGGGATGACCTTGCCCTTGCCATAGTGGACGCATGGCTCTCCACGGACTTTGAGGGCGGAAGGCACGAAAGGAGGGTAAGGCTCATAAGGGAGATAGAACAATCCTCTAAAGGTCTTGGCGACTAG
- a CDS encoding putative bifunctional diguanylate cyclase/phosphodiesterase → MEKGKSLIFRIILVYILLTLSVYMVLYVVAVRYMDAFIKETARQTADGISKQVFSSMYQVMKRGWERRDLLEFMKALEVSYQGTPVNINIYRSDLVKEIYGTVPEPAKGELHFLALKGEPQNKFEGGVYLYIKPVKAESECLRCHWNAQEGSVLGLVETSINIQSFVSNVRHTLKALIAGPLIAFSLVLTFILLTLIGLLRQLSRKISESIENIRSIEDVENLHKSIEDSYRELKPVYESLQHLGERIKSIAIDREILDMEAKLLERFIITSKTIKNWHDYVKNLIDEMNQIIPIDIVFTLFLEPEVLKVEIFWYKKADERTERYIEAFIKSKITLELPVSLLMGRQLRIMHHTVNGKEIYSEEDKEKIRLRTKAVFFDKPQIGGIVGLGVESCVMDDVAKQAVLNSLLSTLVNTIGSSKAISDYIEQVEFYAMRDPLTTLYNQRTFWELLSYEIERAKRFDRKLSLIILDLDNFKFINDTYGHHVGDMLLKEVARVIGERKRKSDIAARYGGDEFVIIAVGADPLNAYALASSLKEQIESITLNLPDGSSISPRVSMGIAVYPEHGETPKDLFLIADSMLRNAKEEGKGKIRLPSQEELVQSYREYSSKAIRVLTAFDKGEIVPFFQPIVDLRNGEVFGNEVLMRIGDNLAPAGEFIEMAERLGIVLKMDMQVYEKAFKKAYNAHYRGKLFLNLSPRAMLVENFIENMRDLMRRYNMEPSQVVFELTERESIKNISLLERFIRKLKEEGFLFAIDDFGSGYSSFHYIKKLPVDFVKLEGEFVKDVIEDWRDRIFIESVVTLARGMGMKTIAEHVENGEVLKILKDLKVDYAQGYYIGKPSERLV, encoded by the coding sequence ATGGAAAAGGGAAAAAGCCTGATATTTCGCATAATCTTGGTTTATATCCTTCTAACCTTATCCGTGTATATGGTCCTTTATGTGGTGGCTGTGCGTTATATGGACGCCTTCATTAAGGAAACTGCCCGCCAGACCGCAGATGGCATCTCAAAGCAGGTATTCAGTTCCATGTATCAGGTTATGAAAAGGGGTTGGGAGAGAAGGGACCTTCTTGAGTTTATGAAAGCTCTTGAAGTTTCCTACCAAGGGACACCTGTAAACATAAACATATACAGGTCTGACCTTGTTAAAGAAATCTACGGCACAGTTCCTGAGCCAGCTAAGGGGGAACTTCATTTTCTTGCCCTCAAGGGTGAGCCTCAGAACAAGTTTGAGGGTGGCGTTTACCTATACATAAAACCTGTGAAGGCTGAATCGGAGTGTTTAAGGTGTCACTGGAACGCTCAGGAAGGCAGTGTTCTCGGGCTTGTGGAAACAAGTATAAACATACAGAGCTTTGTATCAAATGTAAGGCATACTTTGAAGGCGTTAATAGCAGGACCTCTGATTGCCTTTTCTCTTGTATTGACCTTTATTTTGCTTACCTTAATAGGTTTGCTACGACAGTTAAGTAGAAAAATAAGTGAAAGCATTGAGAATATAAGGTCAATAGAAGATGTGGAAAACCTGCACAAAAGCATAGAAGACTCCTACAGGGAACTAAAACCAGTGTATGAGTCTCTTCAGCATCTTGGTGAAAGGATAAAGTCAATAGCCATAGATAGGGAGATCCTGGATATGGAAGCGAAGCTCTTAGAAAGGTTCATAATTACGTCAAAAACCATAAAAAACTGGCACGATTATGTAAAGAATCTGATAGATGAAATGAACCAGATAATTCCCATTGATATAGTCTTTACTCTCTTTCTTGAGCCAGAAGTGCTCAAGGTTGAAATATTCTGGTATAAGAAGGCAGATGAAAGAACAGAGAGATATATTGAAGCCTTTATAAAATCGAAGATAACCCTTGAGCTTCCAGTGTCTTTGTTAATGGGAAGACAACTGCGAATCATGCATCATACGGTAAACGGGAAGGAAATCTACAGCGAAGAGGATAAGGAGAAAATAAGGCTCAGGACTAAGGCTGTATTTTTTGATAAACCACAAATTGGGGGAATAGTCGGGCTTGGAGTGGAATCCTGTGTAATGGACGATGTAGCAAAGCAGGCGGTGTTAAACAGTCTACTTTCAACTCTTGTGAACACAATAGGTTCTTCAAAGGCAATAAGCGACTACATTGAGCAGGTGGAGTTCTATGCCATGAGGGACCCGCTCACCACCCTTTATAACCAAAGAACCTTCTGGGAACTGCTAAGCTATGAGATAGAGAGGGCGAAAAGATTTGATAGAAAACTTTCTCTTATAATCCTTGACCTTGACAACTTTAAATTTATTAACGACACCTACGGTCATCACGTGGGTGATATGCTTCTTAAGGAAGTTGCGAGGGTTATAGGCGAGCGGAAAAGAAAGTCTGACATAGCTGCAAGGTACGGTGGGGATGAGTTTGTGATTATTGCAGTTGGTGCTGACCCCCTCAATGCTTACGCCCTTGCATCCTCTCTGAAGGAGCAAATAGAAAGCATTACTCTGAACCTACCAGATGGGAGTTCCATTTCACCAAGGGTTTCCATGGGTATAGCGGTATATCCAGAGCACGGAGAAACGCCGAAAGACCTTTTCCTCATTGCGGACAGTATGCTTAGGAATGCGAAGGAGGAGGGTAAGGGAAAGATAAGGCTTCCCAGTCAAGAGGAGCTTGTGCAATCATACCGAGAATACAGCAGTAAGGCTATAAGGGTGCTTACAGCCTTTGATAAAGGAGAGATAGTTCCCTTCTTCCAGCCCATAGTGGATTTGAGGAATGGTGAAGTTTTCGGTAACGAGGTTCTTATGAGAATAGGAGACAACTTAGCTCCAGCTGGAGAGTTTATAGAGATGGCAGAGAGGCTTGGTATAGTTCTTAAGATGGACATGCAGGTCTATGAAAAAGCCTTTAAGAAGGCGTACAATGCGCATTATAGAGGTAAGCTCTTTCTTAACCTTTCTCCAAGGGCGATGCTTGTGGAAAACTTTATTGAAAACATGAGGGACCTCATGCGGAGATATAACATGGAGCCATCGCAGGTGGTTTTTGAACTTACCGAAAGGGAAAGTATAAAAAACATCAGCCTGCTTGAAAGGTTTATAAGGAAGCTCAAAGAAGAAGGCTTTCTGTTTGCGATAGATGACTTTGGCTCTGGTTATTCCTCTTTTCATTACATAAAAAAGTTGCCTGTTGACTTTGTAAAGCTGGAGGGTGAGTTTGTAAAGGATGTGATAGAAGATTGGAGAGACAGGATATTTATAGAATCTGTGGTTACTCTTGCAAGGGGTATGGGAATGAAAACAATAGCGGAACATGTGGAAAACGGAGAAGTGCTGAAGATACTTAAAGACTTAAAGGTTGACTATGCCCAGGGTTATTACATCGGAAAGCCATCAGAAAGGTTGGTTTAA
- the gatB gene encoding Asp-tRNA(Asn)/Glu-tRNA(Gln) amidotransferase subunit GatB, translating into MEFEPVIGLEIHVQMDTKTKLFCSCPVEFGAEPNSNVCPVCLGLPGSLPVINKRAVEFAIRAGLALNCQINMRSVFARKNYFYPDLPKGYQISQYEEPIAVNGWLEVGGKRVRIRRLHIEEDAGKNIHEGSKTYVDLNRAGTPLMEIVTEPDIDSPQMAREFLEKLRNIMRYTGVSRADMEKGQLRCDINISIRPKGSKELGTRVEIKNVNSFRFVQKAIESEMERQIKLLLSGEKIVQETRTFDPSTGLTHPMRTKEEAEDYRYFPEPDLLPLLIPPQWLEEIKVSMPELPEKRFERFIKELGLDEYSAKVLTDNKELGDFFEESLRHYGQDPKLTANWLLNDLLGNLSEAGEDIECSPVSPQSLAELVKLIKENVLSSKLAKEVIKDMVLTGKSPVQIVEEKGLKQVSDEGQIRSMIEEVLRENPKEVERFKAGEEKLFGFLVGQVMKKAKGKANPQLVNRILKEMLR; encoded by the coding sequence ATGGAGTTTGAGCCAGTTATAGGTCTTGAGATACACGTGCAGATGGATACAAAAACCAAGCTCTTCTGCTCCTGTCCTGTGGAGTTTGGTGCGGAACCAAACAGTAATGTTTGTCCTGTATGTCTTGGACTGCCTGGGAGTTTACCCGTTATAAACAAAAGGGCTGTGGAGTTTGCCATAAGAGCTGGACTTGCCCTTAACTGCCAGATAAACATGCGTTCCGTCTTTGCAAGGAAAAACTACTTTTACCCAGACCTTCCAAAGGGATACCAGATATCTCAGTATGAAGAACCTATTGCGGTCAATGGATGGCTTGAAGTAGGTGGCAAGAGAGTAAGAATAAGAAGATTACACATAGAGGAGGATGCAGGTAAAAACATCCACGAGGGTTCAAAAACCTATGTGGACCTAAACAGGGCTGGCACACCTCTTATGGAAATAGTGACAGAGCCAGACATAGACTCTCCACAAATGGCAAGGGAGTTTCTTGAAAAGCTAAGAAACATAATGAGATACACTGGCGTCTCTCGTGCGGACATGGAAAAGGGACAGCTTCGTTGTGATATAAACATCTCCATAAGACCAAAGGGTTCAAAGGAGCTTGGCACGAGGGTGGAGATAAAAAACGTCAATTCCTTTCGCTTTGTCCAAAAGGCGATAGAGTCCGAAATGGAAAGACAGATAAAACTCCTCCTTTCCGGAGAGAAGATAGTGCAAGAGACACGCACCTTTGACCCCTCCACAGGTCTAACACACCCCATGAGGACAAAGGAAGAGGCAGAGGACTACAGATACTTTCCAGAGCCAGACCTACTGCCCCTCCTTATTCCTCCGCAGTGGTTGGAGGAGATAAAAGTCAGCATGCCAGAGCTACCCGAAAAAAGGTTTGAAAGGTTTATAAAAGAGCTTGGTCTTGACGAATACTCCGCAAAGGTGCTAACTGATAACAAAGAGCTTGGAGACTTTTTTGAAGAGTCCCTTAGGCACTATGGACAAGACCCCAAGCTAACTGCCAACTGGCTACTTAACGACCTTCTTGGAAACCTCTCAGAAGCGGGCGAAGACATAGAATGCTCGCCAGTGAGCCCCCAAAGCCTTGCAGAACTTGTGAAACTCATAAAGGAAAATGTCCTTTCCTCAAAACTCGCAAAAGAAGTTATCAAGGACATGGTCTTAACGGGCAAAAGTCCAGTTCAGATAGTAGAAGAGAAAGGTCTCAAGCAGGTAAGCGATGAAGGTCAGATAAGGTCTATGATAGAGGAAGTTCTCAGAGAAAACCCCAAGGAGGTGGAACGTTTCAAAGCAGGAGAGGAAAAGCTCTTTGGCTTTCTTGTGGGTCAAGTTATGAAAAAGGCAAAGGGCAAAGCAAACCCACAGTTGGTGAACAGAATTCTTAAGGAGATGCTTAGGTAA
- the rdgB gene encoding RdgB/HAM1 family non-canonical purine NTP pyrophosphatase, whose amino-acid sequence MVRKILVATTNLGKRREILSILKEYEVEVLFPEEDLKVEEGSCSFLENAYLKAKAYYEAYKIPTLAEDSGLVVPSLDGYPGVYSSRFYNLEWGGREEPKEAKDKANINKLLRLMEGKQDRRAYYVAFAVLFIEYGGLWSEGRCYGTILQEPVGEGGFGYDPIFQPEGFQKSMAELSMEEKNLISHRGKALRRIMQMLK is encoded by the coding sequence ATGGTGAGGAAAATTCTTGTAGCAACCACAAACTTGGGAAAAAGGAGAGAAATTCTCTCCATACTTAAGGAATACGAGGTTGAGGTTTTATTCCCAGAGGAAGACCTAAAAGTAGAAGAGGGAAGCTGTAGCTTTTTAGAGAACGCTTATCTGAAGGCAAAGGCATACTACGAGGCTTACAAAATACCAACCCTCGCAGAGGATTCTGGACTTGTAGTTCCAAGCCTTGATGGGTATCCGGGCGTCTATTCCAGCAGGTTTTATAACTTAGAATGGGGAGGAAGGGAAGAGCCAAAAGAGGCCAAAGACAAGGCGAATATAAACAAACTTCTAAGGCTTATGGAAGGCAAGCAGGACAGAAGGGCATACTATGTAGCCTTTGCGGTGCTTTTTATAGAATATGGTGGTCTTTGGTCAGAAGGGAGATGCTATGGCACTATACTCCAAGAGCCAGTTGGAGAAGGAGGCTTTGGCTATGACCCAATTTTTCAGCCAGAGGGCTTTCAGAAAAGTATGGCGGAGTTAAGTATGGAAGAGAAAAATCTTATATCCCATAGAGGCAAAGCCCTCAGAAGGATAATGCAAATGCTAAAATAG
- a CDS encoding low molecular weight phosphatase family protein, with the protein MKIAFISTKNAVRSIMAEAVAKKISRLALLTPEIYSAGVEPAQEVWEEVIALLKEKGYPAENLRPKGVDSIPYDQVDVLITLSPEARDRCPYSEGHMRREHWVLEEPSSMKREELSRLLEQIENLVRNLFKIS; encoded by the coding sequence ATGAAGATAGCCTTTATATCCACCAAAAACGCAGTAAGGAGCATAATGGCAGAGGCGGTGGCCAAGAAAATCTCAAGGCTCGCCCTTCTTACTCCAGAGATATACTCTGCGGGGGTAGAGCCAGCACAGGAAGTGTGGGAGGAGGTCATAGCCCTTCTCAAAGAAAAGGGTTATCCCGCGGAGAACCTCCGCCCAAAGGGTGTGGACAGCATACCCTACGACCAAGTGGATGTGCTTATAACCCTTTCACCAGAGGCGAGGGATAGATGTCCTTACTCTGAAGGTCACATGAGAAGGGAACACTGGGTGCTTGAAGAGCCTTCAAGCATGAAGAGGGAAGAACTGTCAAGGCTCTTAGAACAGATTGAGAATCTGGTGAGGAACCTTTTTAAGATAAGTTAG
- a CDS encoding LysR family transcriptional regulator, whose translation MIDISKLKTFVAVADLGSFSKASEILYITQPAVTQQIKALERIIGAKLFQRQGGRIVLTDEGKRIYEIAKSLLSNYENLMEEMAKIKKDFKDTLLLGISTTLSEYKVPELLVEFHQQLPNISIRVLVDNSQHIEEALSSGVLNIGVIEREPSERFSSIKWFMDEVVFFTYPSHPFAKRGEIEPEELYGVDLIFREVSSGTRKVVKEELERLGIIFERLNIRIEINCGRSILSMVKKGYGCSFLSKGIVEKAIEEGSVVPVKIKGFNAIRWYYIIYPEHEKLTFLASRFMKFLLSKASSELVAG comes from the coding sequence ATGATAGACATTAGCAAGCTCAAGACCTTTGTGGCGGTTGCAGACCTTGGGAGCTTTTCAAAGGCTTCCGAGATACTCTATATAACCCAGCCTGCGGTAACTCAGCAGATAAAGGCTCTTGAGAGGATAATAGGAGCAAAGCTTTTCCAAAGACAGGGTGGTAGGATAGTGCTAACAGATGAAGGAAAGAGAATATACGAGATTGCCAAGAGCCTCCTCTCTAACTACGAAAACCTCATGGAGGAGATGGCAAAGATAAAGAAGGACTTCAAAGATACCCTCCTTTTGGGCATAAGCACCACTCTGAGCGAATACAAGGTCCCAGAGCTTCTCGTGGAATTTCACCAACAACTTCCCAATATTTCCATAAGGGTGCTTGTAGACAATTCCCAGCACATAGAGGAAGCCCTGTCCTCTGGTGTGCTTAACATAGGAGTTATAGAGAGAGAACCATCAGAAAGGTTCAGCTCCATAAAGTGGTTCATGGATGAAGTGGTCTTTTTTACCTATCCCTCCCATCCCTTTGCCAAGAGGGGAGAGATAGAGCCAGAAGAGCTTTACGGTGTAGACCTCATATTTAGAGAGGTGAGCTCTGGCACAAGGAAGGTGGTAAAGGAAGAGTTGGAAAGACTTGGAATAATTTTTGAGAGGCTCAACATAAGGATAGAGATAAACTGCGGAAGGTCAATCCTTAGCATGGTTAAAAAGGGCTATGGCTGTAGCTTTCTCTCAAAGGGTATAGTTGAAAAAGCAATAGAAGAGGGTAGCGTTGTTCCCGTGAAGATAAAAGGTTTTAACGCGATAAGGTGGTATTACATAATCTACCCAGAACATGAAAAACTTACCTTTCTGGCAAGCAGGTTTATGAAATTCTTGCTTTCTAAGGCAAGCTCTGAGTTGGTCGCAGGATGA
- a CDS encoding HAD family hydrolase, with the protein MKKGVIFDVDGVIVDVSQSYHYAIKHTAEQFLKREVPIEEVRRIKFSKGINNDWLATLEVIREYGGDANFEELVKVFNVFYATLRDKERLMLGQDFFTELRAMGYPLGIVTGRPREDLLYLFERFGLSSYFDFVVDEDTIKEEELRKPHPYALHLCVEALGLDAGVYVGDSLADWQMFRDYKRLYGKPFEYVHVGERFVLEGVRSSQPEALLPTLQEVLRSL; encoded by the coding sequence ATGAAGAAGGGTGTCATTTTTGATGTGGACGGGGTTATAGTGGATGTGAGCCAGTCATATCATTACGCCATAAAGCACACTGCGGAGCAATTCCTAAAGAGAGAGGTTCCCATAGAAGAAGTAAGAAGGATAAAGTTCTCCAAAGGTATAAACAACGACTGGCTTGCCACTCTTGAGGTCATAAGGGAATATGGAGGGGATGCCAACTTTGAAGAGCTTGTAAAGGTCTTTAATGTGTTTTATGCAACCCTCAGAGACAAGGAAAGGCTCATGCTGGGTCAGGACTTTTTCACAGAGCTAAGAGCTATGGGATACCCCCTTGGCATAGTCACAGGAAGACCAAGGGAAGACCTTCTATACCTTTTTGAAAGGTTTGGACTTTCGAGCTACTTTGATTTTGTGGTAGACGAGGACACCATAAAGGAAGAGGAGCTCAGAAAACCACATCCCTATGCTCTGCACTTATGCGTAGAGGCTCTTGGGCTTGACGCAGGCGTCTATGTGGGCGATAGCCTTGCGGACTGGCAGATGTTTAGGGATTACAAAAGACTTTACGGTAAACCCTTTGAATATGTGCATGTGGGAGAAAGGTTTGTGTTAGAGGGTGTCAGGAGCTCTCAGCCTGAGGCGCTTCTTCCAACTCTTCAAGAGGTCTTGCGGAGTCTATAA
- a CDS encoding Trm112 family protein: MLSKELLDILACPKCKGDLLYDERKNVLICPNCKVYYPIEEDIPILLIDSARPLEELEEAPQAESS, encoded by the coding sequence ATGCTAAGCAAGGAGCTTTTAGACATACTGGCATGCCCAAAGTGTAAGGGAGACCTCCTTTACGATGAAAGAAAAAATGTGCTTATATGCCCCAATTGTAAGGTATACTACCCCATAGAAGAGGACATCCCCATACTCCTTATAGACTCCGCAAGACCTCTTGAAGAGTTGGAAGAAGCGCCTCAGGCTGAGAGCTCCTGA
- the moaA gene encoding GTP 3',8-cyclase MoaA has translation MIRDTLGRELHDLRISVTDRCNFRCSFCMPEGEQYEFFSREELLSFEEIATFVRAVIPLGIKKVRLTGGEPLLRRHLENLVGYLSELPLEDISLTTNGFFLKEKARVLKEAGLRRITVSLHSLKDEVFSRLVGRNVKVSQIIEGIEEALKVGLKPVKVNVCVIRGVNDGEILDIARFFKGMGVVVRFIEFMDVGNLNGWSLERVYSAREMLELLSEHFELEPVEKSYRGEVAQRYRYKDDGLEVGFISSITQPFCGDCNRLRLTADGRLLTCLFAQDGPNIKELIRSHAGEEDIRDFVRRVWAERSDRYSEQRLELIKTGIMPKKVEMFKVGG, from the coding sequence ATGATTAGGGATACCCTTGGAAGGGAGCTCCACGACCTGAGGATATCGGTCACGGACCGGTGCAACTTCAGATGCAGTTTCTGTATGCCAGAGGGAGAGCAATACGAATTTTTTAGCCGTGAAGAGCTACTCTCCTTTGAGGAAATAGCCACCTTTGTAAGAGCAGTTATTCCCCTTGGTATCAAAAAGGTAAGGCTCACCGGCGGTGAACCTCTTTTGAGAAGGCATCTTGAAAACCTTGTAGGATACCTTTCAGAGCTTCCCCTTGAGGACATAAGCCTCACCACCAACGGCTTCTTTCTTAAAGAAAAGGCAAGGGTCTTAAAAGAGGCTGGGCTCAGAAGAATTACCGTAAGTCTCCATTCTCTTAAGGATGAGGTCTTCTCAAGGCTTGTGGGAAGAAATGTAAAGGTCTCTCAGATAATTGAAGGCATTGAGGAGGCTCTAAAGGTTGGGCTAAAGCCTGTGAAGGTGAATGTTTGTGTCATAAGGGGTGTTAATGATGGAGAGATACTAGACATAGCAAGGTTTTTTAAGGGTATGGGTGTGGTGGTAAGGTTTATAGAGTTTATGGATGTGGGAAACCTCAACGGTTGGTCCCTTGAGAGGGTTTACTCCGCACGGGAGATGCTGGAGCTTCTCAGCGAACACTTTGAGCTTGAGCCTGTGGAGAAGTCCTATCGCGGAGAAGTGGCACAAAGGTATAGATACAAGGACGATGGTCTGGAGGTGGGCTTTATATCCTCTATAACCCAACCCTTTTGTGGAGACTGCAACAGGCTCAGGCTCACCGCAGATGGAAGACTGCTTACATGTCTCTTTGCTCAGGATGGTCCTAACATAAAGGAACTTATAAGAAGCCATGCGGGAGAAGAAGACATAAGGGATTTTGTCAGAAGGGTCTGGGCTGAGAGGTCAGACAGATATTCAGAACAAAGGCTTGAGCTTATCAAAACTGGTATAATGCCAAAGAAGGTGGAGATGTTTAAAGTAGGGGGGTAA
- a CDS encoding molybdenum cofactor biosynthesis protein MoaE: MVPKVYLGVEWIGAERVLAEYQPPQDCGAGLVFLGIARSAPEDGDVVELHYEAFPDMAIKVMEEIREETLREFPVREVFIHHRLGVVRVGEPSFMVVVFGGHRDETFRACRYAVDEVKKRAPIWKKEVFSNGKGEWVLGA; encoded by the coding sequence ATGGTTCCCAAAGTTTACCTCGGTGTGGAGTGGATCGGTGCAGAGCGTGTGCTGGCTGAGTATCAACCTCCCCAGGACTGCGGTGCAGGTCTCGTTTTTCTGGGCATTGCCAGGTCCGCACCCGAAGACGGCGACGTGGTAGAGCTTCACTATGAAGCCTTTCCAGATATGGCTATTAAGGTCATGGAGGAGATAAGAGAGGAAACCCTGAGAGAATTTCCAGTCCGAGAAGTCTTTATACATCACAGGCTTGGTGTAGTAAGGGTGGGAGAGCCCTCCTTCATGGTGGTGGTCTTTGGCGGGCACAGGGATGAAACCTTCAGGGCATGCAGGTATGCGGTGGATGAGGTAAAGAAGAGAGCACCCATATGGAAAAAGGAAGTTTTCAGCAACGGGAAGGGTGAGTGGGTGCTTGGAGCATGA
- the fliG gene encoding flagellar motor switch protein FliG — translation MPEVKSKLSKAQKAAILLMAMPPQVAVEVMKELSEDEIQEILLHATNIEGITLKDIEEVAKEFIEEYKATSFITPDIDALLEFARKALPPDKFAKIYEFLSSSNLIKSFQELERVDSKILANILMGEHPQTIAVVLSQLNPNKSAEILKLLPDTLAIEVVKRLATLENISPEFFGELIEVLAEEIRSMGVSGIMQKMEGITLTAELLNMLDRDTTNRILAKLDEEDPYLSEKIKEKMFTFEDIRKLDNRAIVEILKAVEKSTLIIALKGAPEDIKEKFFSNMSKKAADIMREDMDALGPVRASEVEKAQKQVIQVIKSLADQGIIDITGGEAYV, via the coding sequence ATGCCAGAGGTCAAGAGTAAGCTGAGCAAGGCTCAGAAGGCGGCCATACTGCTGATGGCAATGCCACCACAGGTAGCGGTGGAGGTGATGAAAGAGCTGTCTGAGGATGAAATTCAGGAGATATTGCTTCATGCTACAAACATTGAAGGGATAACCCTCAAGGATATAGAGGAGGTAGCAAAGGAGTTTATAGAAGAATACAAGGCAACTTCCTTTATAACCCCAGACATAGACGCCTTGCTTGAGTTTGCGAGAAAGGCTCTGCCACCGGACAAGTTTGCCAAAATATACGAGTTTCTCAGCAGTTCAAACCTGATAAAGAGCTTTCAGGAACTGGAGAGGGTTGACAGCAAAATATTGGCGAACATATTGATGGGTGAGCATCCCCAAACCATAGCGGTAGTTTTGTCCCAGCTAAACCCGAACAAGTCTGCAGAAATATTGAAGCTACTACCAGATACCCTCGCCATAGAGGTGGTAAAAAGGCTTGCAACCCTTGAAAACATATCCCCCGAGTTCTTCGGAGAGCTGATAGAGGTTCTTGCAGAGGAGATAAGGAGTATGGGAGTAAGCGGTATAATGCAAAAGATGGAAGGCATAACCCTTACCGCAGAGCTCCTAAACATGCTTGACAGAGACACCACCAACAGAATACTGGCAAAGCTAGATGAGGAAGACCCCTACCTTTCGGAGAAGATAAAGGAGAAGATGTTCACCTTTGAAGATATAAGGAAGCTGGATAACAGAGCCATCGTGGAGATACTAAAGGCTGTGGAAAAGAGCACTCTTATAATAGCCCTAAAGGGTGCACCCGAGGATATAAAAGAAAAGTTCTTCTCCAACATGTCCAAAAAGGCTGCGGACATAATGAGGGAAGACATGGATGCCCTCGGACCAGTAAGGGCTTCTGAGGTGGAAAAGGCTCAAAAGCAGGTTATACAGGTAATAAAGAGCTTGGCGGACCAGGGGATAATAGACATTACTGGCGGTGAGGCTTATGTCTGA
- a CDS encoding FliH/SctL family protein, whose protein sequence is MSEFKPLHHLHDLEPKESERTLKAEGVQEERDNPCEELELRWQADMEKLKDELRALKFQLESLEKEKAKVVEERDSLLRELEDRRAVEELLERVHEKLAEALKTVRVSMEESTIEIVKDLLKKILLSQVLPKEDLILRLLSKVLETGIELRGQINLYLNPYDSQRLSPYMERLKEKMGSAVELNILVREDLKEGEFLLETPKVWIERRYEDIIQDLLENMKDEGGVQGIS, encoded by the coding sequence ATGTCTGAGTTCAAACCGCTTCATCATCTACATGACCTGGAGCCTAAGGAAAGTGAGCGGACTTTAAAGGCTGAAGGTGTTCAGGAGGAAAGGGATAACCCTTGCGAGGAGTTAGAGCTAAGATGGCAGGCGGATATGGAAAAACTTAAGGATGAGCTGAGAGCTTTGAAGTTCCAGCTGGAAAGCCTTGAAAAGGAAAAAGCAAAGGTTGTTGAGGAAAGGGATAGCCTTCTTAGGGAACTGGAGGACAGAAGAGCTGTGGAGGAGCTTCTTGAAAGGGTCCATGAGAAGTTGGCGGAGGCTCTTAAAACTGTGAGGGTAAGTATGGAAGAAAGCACGATTGAGATTGTGAAAGACCTTTTGAAAAAAATACTCCTTAGCCAAGTGTTGCCAAAGGAGGACCTAATACTAAGGCTTTTATCAAAAGTTCTTGAAACTGGTATTGAACTCAGGGGTCAGATAAATCTGTACCTGAACCCTTACGATTCTCAGAGGCTCTCTCCATATATGGAAAGGCTCAAGGAGAAAATGGGCAGTGCGGTTGAGCTAAACATCCTTGTGAGGGAAGACCTTAAGGAAGGCGAATTCCTCTTAGAGACCCCCAAGGTCTGGATAGAAAGACGCTATGAAGATATAATTCAGGACCTTTTGGAGAATATGAAGGATGAAGGGGGTGTTCAGGGTATATCATAA